A part of Nitrososphaerota archaeon genomic DNA contains:
- a CDS encoding OsmC family protein produces MNIKCKLIENLRSIAENGRGHSVILDLPKENGGDDLGPTALELAIMSLAGCITTIFALIAKNSKIPIESLEVIANAEKEVKSPKLSFVKIKALVKSNADKEIIETIWKKTIQTCPVDAIFEYEIKPEYEIELIT; encoded by the coding sequence ATGAATATCAAATGTAAATTGATTGAAAATCTACGTTCCATTGCAGAGAATGGCAGAGGACATAGTGTAATATTAGATTTACCTAAAGAAAATGGAGGAGATGACTTAGGCCCAACAGCATTAGAATTAGCAATTATGAGTTTAGCAGGATGTATAACAACAATTTTTGCTCTTATAGCTAAAAATAGTAAGATTCCAATAGAAAGCTTAGAAGTTATAGCTAATGCTGAAAAAGAAGTAAAATCACCTAAGTTATCATTTGTGAAAATTAAAGCCTTAGTAAAATCAAATGCAGATAAAGAAATTATTGAAACAATATGGAAAAAGACTATTCAAACTTGTCCTGTAGATGCGATATTTGAGTATGAAATAAAGCCTGAATATGAAATAGAATTGATTACTTAA
- a CDS encoding SPFH domain-containing protein, with product MPKVIEWVGVKESDIVWKYPSEEITWGDVLIVHEYEAAVFFRDGKAYDVFKAGRHVLTTANLPLLTKILSKIAGYDKVPFRASIFFISLKQFQGKFGAQGQTKELAPLKFFGSFWFRAEDPNLFVNEVVGGQGVYTTENLQNFLRGYLNEKLIDTLSQYSLADVYGKLDETSLLVKNVLFDAFSRIGLELIDLKFEGIDTTPEWRDRLFYIRTGVSAAEVLRMQTVEKTAESLSKSPGAAVGAGIAVIPPLFQQPAAPAQAMVICPKCGFQNPQTAKFCNNCGAPLQIAPGINCPKCGTLNPAGARFCINCGNQLQSINKCPQCKADVQPGARFCPNCGAKLM from the coding sequence ATGCCAAAAGTTATTGAATGGGTTGGAGTAAAAGAAAGCGATATAGTTTGGAAATATCCAAGCGAAGAAATTACATGGGGAGATGTTTTAATAGTTCATGAATATGAAGCTGCAGTCTTCTTCAGAGATGGAAAAGCATATGATGTTTTTAAAGCGGGAAGGCATGTTTTAACAACAGCAAACCTTCCATTATTAACCAAAATCCTTTCAAAAATTGCAGGATATGATAAAGTTCCTTTTAGAGCATCAATTTTCTTCATTTCATTAAAACAATTTCAAGGAAAATTTGGAGCACAAGGACAAACAAAAGAATTAGCACCTCTTAAATTCTTTGGAAGCTTTTGGTTTAGAGCAGAAGATCCAAATCTTTTTGTTAATGAAGTTGTAGGTGGACAAGGAGTATATACAACTGAGAATTTACAAAACTTTCTTAGAGGATATCTTAATGAAAAGCTTATTGATACTTTAAGCCAATATTCTCTTGCAGATGTTTATGGTAAACTTGATGAAACAAGTTTATTAGTAAAAAATGTTCTTTTTGATGCTTTTTCAAGAATAGGACTAGAATTGATAGATTTAAAATTTGAAGGAATAGATACTACACCAGAATGGAGAGATAGGTTATTCTATATAAGAACAGGAGTAAGTGCAGCAGAGGTTCTTAGAATGCAAACAGTTGAAAAAACAGCTGAAAGTTTATCTAAAAGTCCAGGAGCAGCAGTTGGAGCAGGAATAGCAGTAATTCCACCCCTATTTCAACAACCAGCAGCTCCAGCACAAGCAATGGTAATTTGTCCAAAATGTGGTTTTCAAAATCCGCAAACAGCAAAGTTTTGTAATAATTGTGGTGCACCATTACAAATAGCACCAGGTATTAATTGTCCAAAATGTGGAACATTGAATCCAGCTGGAGCAAGATTTTGTATTAATTGCGGAAACCAATTACAATCAATTAATAAATGTCCACAATGTAAGGCTGATGTTCAACCTGGAGCTAGATTTTGCCCAAATTGTGGAGCAAAACTCATGTAA
- a CDS encoding cupin domain-containing protein → MYVTNVKNVKEYELKGNGMKGVKVKYLLHAGIGAKRIQLRLFTIDVGGHTPLEKHEHEHEVFILKGKGILRGEEKEFEIKPGDVIFIQSNELHQIVNIGNEPLQFLCTKETSEVPEAIIKDIESTEVKSC, encoded by the coding sequence ATGTACGTTACAAATGTAAAAAATGTGAAAGAATATGAATTAAAAGGTAATGGAATGAAGGGTGTTAAAGTTAAGTATTTGCTTCATGCAGGAATTGGAGCAAAAAGAATACAGCTCAGATTATTTACTATAGATGTAGGTGGTCATACTCCTTTAGAAAAACATGAGCATGAACATGAAGTTTTTATTTTAAAAGGTAAAGGGATTCTTAGAGGTGAAGAAAAAGAATTTGAAATAAAGCCGGGAGATGTAATATTTATACAATCAAATGAATTGCATCAAATAGTTAATATAGGTAATGAACCTCTTCAATTTTTATGTACTAAGGAAACATCTGAAGTACCAGAAGCAATTATTAAAGATATTGAATCTACAGAAGTTAAATCTTGTTAG
- a CDS encoding coenzyme F420-0:L-glutamate ligase produces the protein MKFKNSYKFISINTNYWRPGINLLKTIIDNLDNKLYDEDIIIFSEKALSIALGRIIDEKNIKPSLLAKFLARVWMRIVWGYFLSIVCFLKKKNILRLRNYPIEYGAYHKQVALSYVGFIESLRHFSEGGIDASNLPYTYVSLPLRNPDKLTNKIKEEIFKKTGKNIGVIIIDGDSTFNFKNFYFSPRKTKIKNLKYFTGFFSFIIGRFFKLERHATPLAISNVNLDFNVIIKIVDKANKLMGHGAGETVWDMAKKFKVKPYEITWEMLEKVKHKPIIICRFKRK, from the coding sequence ATGAAATTTAAAAATTCCTATAAATTCATTAGTATTAATACAAATTATTGGCGTCCAGGAATAAATCTCTTAAAAACTATTATTGATAATTTAGATAATAAGCTTTATGATGAAGATATCATAATTTTTTCTGAAAAAGCTCTTTCTATTGCATTAGGTAGAATAATTGATGAAAAGAATATAAAACCAAGCTTGTTAGCTAAATTTTTAGCTCGAGTTTGGATGAGAATTGTATGGGGATATTTTTTAAGTATTGTATGTTTTTTAAAAAAGAAGAATATCTTGAGACTTAGAAATTATCCAATTGAATATGGTGCATATCATAAACAAGTAGCTTTAAGTTATGTAGGTTTTATAGAATCTTTAAGACATTTTTCAGAAGGCGGAATTGATGCAAGTAATTTACCTTATACATATGTTTCTCTTCCATTAAGGAATCCTGATAAATTAACTAATAAAATTAAAGAAGAAATATTTAAAAAAACTGGAAAAAATATAGGAGTAATTATTATTGATGGTGATAGCACATTCAATTTTAAAAATTTTTATTTCTCTCCTAGAAAAACTAAAATTAAAAATTTAAAATATTTTACTGGATTTTTTAGTTTTATAATTGGTAGATTTTTCAAATTAGAAAGACATGCAACTCCTTTAGCTATTTCAAATGTAAATTTAGATTTTAATGTTATTATAAAAATTGTTGATAAAGCTAATAAATTAATGGGTCATGGAGCTGGAGAAACTGTTTGGGATATGGCTAAAAAATTTAAAGTTAAACCATATGAAATAACATGGGAAATGCTTGAAAAAGTAAAGCATAAACCAATAATAATATGTAGATTTAAGAGAAAATAA
- a CDS encoding zinc-binding dehydrogenase: MSKGKMKAALLYGIKDLRLEYIDVPEIGEKEVLVKVKAATTCGTDLKIYQRGYVSIGFVKYPQLFGHEWAGEIVEVGEKVEKFKKGMRIRAGNSAPCFTCPSCKEEKYNLCENRTWLWGAYGEYIKVPEEIVKYNMQEIPSHLSFEEAAITEPLACVIHGDKKAGIKIGDTVVIIGSGAIGILHLQVTKIMGAKKVIVTDLVDERLDVAKKLGADEIINSGKEDVIESVKKLTNGRGVDVVIEAVGIPKTWEQALKLVKKGGTVLEFGGCPPETKIEVETELLHYGEITLLGTFHANPHDFEIALDMISSGAVKVKPLITRKMNLDNIKEAFEILLTSKKDLKIAINP, encoded by the coding sequence ATGTCAAAAGGAAAAATGAAAGCAGCATTATTATATGGAATTAAAGATTTAAGATTAGAATACATAGATGTACCAGAAATTGGAGAAAAAGAAGTATTAGTTAAAGTAAAAGCAGCAACAACATGTGGTACAGATTTAAAAATATATCAAAGAGGTTATGTTAGTATAGGATTTGTTAAATATCCTCAATTATTTGGTCATGAATGGGCTGGAGAAATAGTTGAAGTAGGAGAAAAAGTTGAAAAATTTAAGAAAGGAATGAGAATAAGAGCTGGAAATTCTGCACCATGTTTTACTTGCCCATCTTGTAAAGAAGAAAAATATAATTTATGTGAAAATAGAACATGGTTATGGGGAGCATACGGTGAGTATATTAAAGTTCCTGAAGAAATTGTGAAATATAATATGCAAGAAATACCTTCACATTTAAGTTTTGAAGAGGCAGCAATAACAGAACCATTAGCATGTGTTATTCATGGAGATAAAAAAGCAGGAATAAAAATTGGAGATACTGTAGTTATAATTGGTTCTGGTGCAATAGGAATATTACATTTACAAGTAACTAAAATAATGGGTGCAAAGAAAGTTATAGTAACAGATTTAGTAGATGAAAGATTGGATGTTGCTAAAAAACTTGGAGCAGATGAAATAATAAATTCCGGAAAAGAGGACGTGATAGAAAGCGTGAAAAAATTAACAAATGGTAGAGGAGTAGATGTTGTAATAGAAGCTGTTGGAATACCTAAAACATGGGAACAAGCTCTTAAATTAGTTAAAAAAGGTGGAACAGTATTAGAATTTGGAGGATGCCCCCCAGAAACAAAAATAGAAGTTGAAACAGAACTATTACATTATGGAGAAATAACATTATTAGGAACATTTCATGCTAATCCGCATGATTTTGAAATAGCATTAGATATGATATCTTCAGGTGCAGTAAAAGTTAAGCCTTTAATAACTAGAAAAATGAATTTAGACAATATAAAGGAAGCTTTTGAAATATTATTAACTTCAAAAAAAGATCTTAAAATTGCCATAAATCCATAA
- a CDS encoding class II aldolase/adducin family protein, which produces MNFNKMEKYTLEYFSEKIVYVSKKLFETGLVKSTFGVVSVRLPETNYVIITPSGFSKEKVSTENLIVVDFEGNVILGKFRPSVETSMHLYIHQKIPEANCVIHTHSPLATAFAIAERDIPCVSAEQAFMLGGQVPIVKKYSFPGTTKLEELEEIVKALMRCKAVLLRKHGVVVIGSTPEEALDNAIIVEDVAAMTIYSLILGKPLEFTTEEIYFIQNFKKTRYGQKPGVT; this is translated from the coding sequence ATGAATTTTAATAAAATGGAGAAATATACTTTGGAATATTTTAGTGAAAAAATTGTATATGTATCAAAAAAGTTATTTGAAACAGGTTTGGTTAAAAGTACATTCGGTGTAGTAAGCGTACGACTACCCGAAACTAATTATGTCATTATAACTCCTAGTGGGTTTAGTAAGGAAAAAGTTTCTACTGAAAATTTGATAGTTGTTGATTTTGAAGGAAATGTTATATTGGGAAAATTTAGACCTTCAGTAGAAACATCGATGCATTTATATATACATCAAAAAATACCTGAAGCAAATTGTGTTATTCATACTCATTCGCCTTTAGCGACAGCTTTTGCAATAGCAGAAAGAGATATTCCATGTGTATCTGCTGAACAGGCTTTTATGTTAGGAGGGCAAGTTCCTATAGTTAAGAAATATTCATTTCCTGGTACCACAAAATTAGAGGAACTTGAAGAAATAGTTAAAGCATTAATGAGATGTAAAGCAGTTCTTTTGAGGAAACATGGTGTAGTTGTAATTGGATCGACACCAGAGGAAGCTTTGGATAATGCCATAATTGTTGAAGATGTAGCAGCAATGACTATCTATTCATTAATACTTGGTAAACCATTAGAATTTACGACGGAGGAGATATATTTTATACAAAATTTTAAGAAAACACGATATGGACAGAAACCAGGTGTTACTTAA
- a CDS encoding alcohol dehydrogenase catalytic domain-containing protein: MKVAIYYGSNDIRYEDYSKPIIKENEVLIEMKACGLCGSDLMDWYLEKRAPLVLGHEPAGIIVEIGDKVKKFQLYDKVFVHHHVSCLTCHYCTHGSFTVCPKFRETHIDPGGFAEYFRVPAENLEIDTIKIPNNLSFEEATLIEPIACCIKGMMKCNIKPGDIIAIIGAGPSGIIFTQLSKIYNVSKIIVIDSIKYRLEIAKKFGADIIINYHEEDPIKIIKENSDNRGADVVIVTAPNINAYSEAFKICRKGGMILAFAPINPNEFLQLSIHNMFFSEISLIPSYSTSHIETRMALNLILSNKIKTKELITHKFKLSQVKEAIKLAKENKECLKIVILNEK, encoded by the coding sequence ATGAAAGTAGCTATATATTATGGTTCAAATGATATTCGTTATGAAGATTATTCTAAACCAATTATAAAAGAAAATGAAGTATTAATTGAAATGAAAGCATGTGGTTTATGTGGCTCGGACCTAATGGATTGGTATCTTGAAAAAAGGGCACCTTTAGTTTTAGGGCATGAACCTGCAGGGATAATAGTTGAGATAGGAGATAAAGTTAAAAAATTTCAATTATATGATAAAGTTTTTGTTCACCACCATGTTTCATGTTTAACATGCCATTATTGTACTCATGGAAGCTTTACAGTATGTCCAAAATTTAGGGAAACTCATATAGATCCAGGAGGTTTTGCAGAATATTTTAGAGTCCCAGCAGAAAATTTAGAAATAGATACTATTAAAATTCCAAATAATTTATCTTTTGAAGAAGCTACATTAATAGAACCTATAGCATGCTGCATAAAAGGGATGATGAAATGTAATATTAAACCAGGAGATATAATAGCAATAATTGGTGCAGGACCAAGCGGAATTATTTTTACACAATTATCAAAAATTTATAATGTTAGTAAAATTATAGTAATTGATTCTATTAAATATAGATTAGAAATTGCTAAAAAATTTGGTGCTGATATTATTATAAATTATCATGAAGAAGACCCTATAAAAATTATAAAAGAAAATAGTGATAACAGAGGAGCAGATGTTGTAATAGTTACAGCTCCAAATATAAATGCTTATTCAGAAGCATTTAAAATATGTAGAAAAGGTGGAATGATTTTAGCTTTTGCTCCAATAAATCCAAATGAATTTTTACAATTATCCATTCATAATATGTTTTTTTCAGAAATATCATTAATACCATCCTATTCAACTTCTCATATAGAAACAAGGATGGCTTTAAATCTTATATTATCAAATAAAATAAAAACAAAAGAACTTATAACTCATAAATTTAAATTAAGTCAAGTTAAAGAAGCTATAAAATTAGCTAAAGAAAATAAAGAATGTTTAAAAATAGTTATATTAAATGAGAAGTAG
- a CDS encoding carbon monoxide dehydrogenase accessory protein CooC has protein sequence MKIALTGKGGVGKTLVAATLSRLLARDGYKVLAIDADPNLNLGYSLGFNEEQLSKIIPLAENEELIKERTSISPEASLAGFFKLYPKVDDIVDKFGIIGPDNVSLLIIGTVRKGGEGCLCPENAFLRTLIQYILIKRKEFVIIDMEAGIEHLARGTAKGVDIMLIVIEPSYKSIETALRIKKLANDIGIKKIFAITNKVSNENEEEFILKEMNKINIPLLGVIPFDKEVAYADIVRKPLIDHSPSSPVIKAINEVKNKILKIIINDIK, from the coding sequence ATGAAAATAGCTTTAACTGGTAAAGGAGGAGTTGGAAAAACTCTTGTAGCTGCTACTCTTTCAAGACTTTTAGCTAGAGATGGTTATAAAGTTTTAGCTATAGATGCTGATCCAAATCTTAATCTAGGATATTCTTTAGGATTTAATGAAGAACAATTATCTAAAATTATTCCATTAGCTGAAAATGAAGAATTAATAAAAGAAAGAACAAGCATATCTCCTGAAGCTTCTTTAGCAGGATTTTTTAAATTATATCCAAAAGTAGATGATATAGTAGATAAGTTTGGGATAATTGGACCAGATAATGTTTCTCTTTTAATTATAGGTACTGTTAGAAAAGGTGGAGAAGGATGCTTATGTCCAGAAAATGCTTTTCTTAGAACATTGATACAATATATATTAATTAAAAGAAAAGAATTTGTTATTATTGATATGGAAGCTGGCATAGAACATTTAGCACGTGGAACAGCTAAAGGAGTAGATATAATGCTTATAGTAATTGAGCCAAGTTATAAATCTATTGAAACTGCTTTAAGGATAAAAAAATTGGCAAATGATATAGGTATTAAAAAAATTTTTGCAATAACAAATAAAGTTTCTAATGAAAATGAAGAGGAATTTATTTTAAAAGAAATGAATAAAATTAATATTCCATTATTGGGTGTTATACCATTTGATAAAGAAGTAGCTTATGCAGATATTGTTAGAAAACCCTTAATAGATCATTCTCCATCATCACCTGTAATAAAAGCTATAAATGAAGTAAAAAACAAGATCCTAAAAATAATAATAAATGATATAAAATAA
- the lsrK gene encoding autoinducer-2 kinase, whose amino-acid sequence MIKEDYVMAIDAGTGSCRAVIFDRYGNQKSIAQKEWSHPTLPQYPGSQVFDTQTNWSYILLCIKEAMKKGQISPSQIRAVSSTSMREGMVLYDCDGKEIWACPNVDSRADEEARYLVKRGLARKIYFKAGDWVSITAPARFLWIKKHEPKIFKKIAHVTMISDWILYKLTGRYVTDPSIGSSSNMFDLKKRKWSKEIIEICGLPPEIFPDVYEPGTVIGEITHNASIETGLKEGTPVVLGGADTQLGLVGIGTITPHRLTIIGGSFWQHTIILDKPLIDPKIRLRTLCHAIPNQWMMEGIGFYCGIVMRWFRDAFCQYEKEQAEKLGVDPYSLMEKQAMSVPPGSNGVVAIFSNLMNAKQWIHASPAFIQFDVTNPLASGKKECIRAIEENAAYVSYGHVKIIEELTQRKFKEIVFTGGASKGSLWPQILADVLNVKIHVPVVKESTALGAALFAGIGAGFYKELSSAVKELVKFEKVYEPNQDTHKKYTTFYDKWLKIYAHCLEMVKEGLVHPMWKAAGT is encoded by the coding sequence ATGATAAAAGAAGATTATGTTATGGCCATTGATGCAGGCACAGGCAGTTGTCGTGCAGTAATATTTGATCGTTATGGAAATCAAAAATCTATAGCTCAAAAAGAATGGTCTCATCCCACTTTACCTCAGTATCCAGGTTCACAAGTTTTTGATACTCAAACGAACTGGAGCTATATTCTATTATGTATAAAGGAAGCTATGAAAAAAGGACAAATTTCTCCAAGTCAAATTAGGGCTGTAAGTAGCACAAGTATGCGAGAAGGCATGGTTTTATATGACTGCGATGGGAAAGAGATATGGGCTTGTCCAAATGTTGACTCAAGGGCAGATGAAGAAGCTCGTTACCTTGTTAAGCGTGGTTTAGCAAGAAAAATTTACTTTAAAGCTGGTGATTGGGTTTCTATAACTGCTCCTGCAAGATTTTTATGGATAAAAAAACATGAGCCCAAGATATTCAAAAAAATCGCGCATGTCACGATGATAAGCGACTGGATACTCTATAAACTTACTGGCCGATATGTAACAGATCCTTCAATAGGATCTAGTTCAAATATGTTTGACTTAAAGAAAAGAAAATGGTCGAAAGAAATTATAGAAATTTGTGGATTACCACCTGAAATTTTTCCGGATGTTTACGAACCTGGTACAGTAATAGGCGAAATAACCCATAACGCATCTATAGAAACAGGATTGAAGGAGGGGACCCCCGTTGTATTAGGTGGTGCCGATACACAATTAGGGCTTGTAGGAATTGGTACAATAACACCACACCGTCTTACAATAATTGGCGGCAGTTTCTGGCAACATACCATTATACTAGATAAACCTCTCATTGATCCTAAAATCAGACTTAGAACTCTGTGTCATGCTATTCCTAACCAATGGATGATGGAGGGAATAGGATTCTACTGTGGAATCGTAATGCGTTGGTTCAGGGATGCTTTCTGTCAATATGAAAAGGAACAAGCAGAAAAATTGGGTGTTGATCCATATTCTTTGATGGAAAAACAAGCCATGTCTGTTCCTCCCGGATCAAATGGAGTGGTAGCTATATTTTCTAATTTGATGAATGCAAAACAATGGATCCACGCTTCTCCAGCCTTTATTCAATTCGATGTTACTAATCCTTTAGCTTCTGGTAAGAAGGAATGTATTCGTGCAATTGAGGAAAACGCTGCTTATGTATCTTATGGCCATGTAAAAATAATAGAAGAATTAACACAAAGGAAATTTAAAGAAATCGTGTTTACTGGTGGAGCCTCAAAAGGTTCTCTCTGGCCACAAATTCTGGCAGATGTTTTAAATGTAAAAATACATGTTCCGGTAGTAAAGGAGTCGACAGCTTTAGGAGCAGCTCTCTTTGCTGGAATAGGAGCAGGATTTTATAAGGAGCTCTCGAGTGCTGTCAAAGAACTTGTTAAATTTGAAAAAGTGTACGAACCAAATCAAGATACTCATAAAAAATACACGACTTTTTATGATAAATGGTTGAAAATATATGCTCATTGTCTGGAAATGGTTAAAGAAGGTTTAGTACATCCCATGTGGAAAGCTGCTGGAACATAA